Below is a window of Clostridiales bacterium DNA.
TCCGTCTTGCCCTTGCTGTCCTTCGCCACACCGATCTCGGTGCACCAGATTTCCTTCCCGCTCAGCGCGTCATACCGCCGGATCTGGGCGCTGCCCCTTTTGCGGTTCACCAGCATGTTGGCCGTGTACAGGTCCAGCTGTTCATCCGCCGGCATATCCAGTGCGACCGCAGCCATCACGGCATCCCCGGTATTGACAGCCCATACCGGCGCCAGGTGGTCGGTGTCCACGCACCGGAGGATGCCGTCCATGTCCGCGTAATACACGTATTTGTCATACATCGCAATGGAGGATTCGACCGCGGTGCGGACATTCTTCTGCCCCTTGGTCTTGGAGATCATCACGATTGTGCTCGGTTTGGACTTGTAGGAGCCCACCAGGTAGTCAAACTCGCTGTTCAGGTTGATCAGGTACAGCATGCCGTTTGTTCCGGCAGTCACCACACAGTCGCTGGTCCGGTCGATCAGGGCGGATGTCTCAAAGCTGCCCGCGTCATTGTAAGCGCGGTGCATGGTCCCGTCGAGGCCGTCCACCAGCGTCAGCTCCTTCTGGGTATACAGGTTATACTGGCGGAGGCCGATTTTCCCGGTCTTGACCTTCATCTTCCGGGCATACTGCCCGACATTCATGTAGGGGAATCCGCCCGGATGCACGCTCGGTGTACCCCGCATCGGATATCCCAGCTTGATGCTGTTCCGGGTCATGTTCCCGTCTTCCAGGTCCAGGAATCGGATATTGCCGTCCGCGCCGGCGACAATCACTTCCTTCAGGCTCTTTACAGACCTTTTGGATTCATCAATATTGCTCAGTTCGCGCACCTGGCGGCTCCACTGGACAATGGCCGGCTGGCCGGTCCATTCGGTGCCGTAATAGGTCTGTGAGCTTCCCCGGACGCTGCCGGTCTGCACTTCCCAGATCTGCTGCAGCGTATCCGCTGATTCCACGGTCCCGACCGCCCCGTTCGTCCGGAACGCGTTCCCGCGGAACGTCAGCACGCCCATCTGGACCTTCTTGACATAATCCCAGCCCGCCGGCATCCGGATCACTTCCTTGGCCGCCCGGCTGAATTCCTTGACCTTCTTGGATCCGTTATACACCACGGTCGTCGCGATCAGGCCCGGCGCCGCCTTCTCATCCGCTTCCGCGGTCAGCGCCGGGGTCGGGGTCGGCTCCGGTGTCGAGGTCGGTTCGGGCGTCGGTTCCGGCGTCTCGGTCGGCGCAGGGGTTTCGGTTGCTTCCACTTCCGGTTCCCCCGTTTCTTCCGGCTGTTCCGGCTCATCGGTTCCGTCCGGTACGCCGTCTGCGTCCGCCCCCTCCGGCAGCATGGGGCTCTCCGTCCGGCCGTCCGGTTCTCCGGTCAGTCCTTCCGGTTCCGCTGTTTCGCCCGTCTCCGGGTTCGCTTCCGGCTGCGTTCCGCTTTCCTCCGGATCCGTCGGCTCCGCAAAAGCCGGCGTCAGGACAAGCACCTCCGTGTTGAATTCCGTATCCTGCCAGCCTGCCTCCTCCGAGCGCAGTACCTGCAGGCGGAGTTCGCCCTCATAGCCGTTCTCCACATGCATCCGGAGGGTCCAGATGTTCTCGTCCGCGTTGTTTTCCCCGGTCGCGATAATATCCGGTGATTCCCCGGATTCATCCACCAGCCGGACGTCCCGGACGTTCTTGTTGGCGGTGATGGAGAAGGTGACGTCTGCCGGAGCCGTCAGCCCCTGGTCTCCGAATACATTAAACCCGGTAATCCCGGAATCTTCCTGTTTTTCTCCGCCCAGCAGGCCCTGGATGGCGGCGGCGGCCTTTTCCCGCAGCCCGCTTCCGGCCGGCAGCACCAGCAGCGCCGTCAGGGCCAGGCCGGCAATCACCAGGATCGTCACCAGGATATGCAGGGGGGTGATCCTCCGTTGTTCCGCGCCTGCCGGTCCGGTACTTTCCTGCCGGGCCGGCCGGGATGCCGCGTAACTGTATTCCGGATACTCCCGGACCC
It encodes the following:
- a CDS encoding PQQ-binding-like beta-propeller repeat protein is translated as MNEERNDLNELPRRRRRVRITEEENMETPVSAQDLPETPAAMPDSGETVKPETRPEHPLVQGADSRVPAEARLMSAAPYGTAGGAVRSRPGTRPMTAARRPEGASPVRAYPPVRETYRGGNRTENGQDTISHPLEEMTSRVHVGYAPGRMSERNQAPETVQTPENDRMQARVREYPEYSYAASRPARQESTGPAGAEQRRITPLHILVTILVIAGLALTALLVLPAGSGLREKAAAAIQGLLGGEKQEDSGITGFNVFGDQGLTAPADVTFSITANKNVRDVRLVDESGESPDIIATGENNADENIWTLRMHVENGYEGELRLQVLRSEEAGWQDTEFNTEVLVLTPAFAEPTDPEESGTQPEANPETGETAEPEGLTGEPDGRTESPMLPEGADADGVPDGTDEPEQPEETGEPEVEATETPAPTETPEPTPEPTSTPEPTPTPALTAEADEKAAPGLIATTVVYNGSKKVKEFSRAAKEVIRMPAGWDYVKKVQMGVLTFRGNAFRTNGAVGTVESADTLQQIWEVQTGSVRGSSQTYYGTEWTGQPAIVQWSRQVRELSNIDESKRSVKSLKEVIVAGADGNIRFLDLEDGNMTRNSIKLGYPMRGTPSVHPGGFPYMNVGQYARKMKVKTGKIGLRQYNLYTQKELTLVDGLDGTMHRAYNDAGSFETSALIDRTSDCVVTAGTNGMLYLINLNSEFDYLVGSYKSKPSTIVMISKTKGQKNVRTAVESSIAMYDKYVYYADMDGILRCVDTDHLAPVWAVNTGDAVMAAVALDMPADEQLDLYTANMLVNRKRGSAQIRRYDALSGKEIWCTEIGVAKDSKGKTDSGCKASPVIGENRLDGLVYFTVTGLNDDGRAKLNVKGDAKAALAALDKETGKIVWAYGLSDRSVSSPIAVYDGDGNGRIIQCAWDGSIIMVDGLTGELAAQITVEGNIEASPAAYNDIMVVGTTGKDTEHIYGIRIR